One stretch of Zingiber officinale cultivar Zhangliang chromosome 6B, Zo_v1.1, whole genome shotgun sequence DNA includes these proteins:
- the LOC121992011 gene encoding transcription factor HHO3-like, which produces MRSELTLYPMRAVAVGFVKKAVTESRARGRQVSRLEESIKSLEEEKRKIEVFKRELPLCMRLVYEVMGELKREIDRFRAEGFGRVFQEFTPIKGKINESSSDFRDKKNWTSSFQLWICEESKDTKNMTR; this is translated from the exons ATGAGATCAGAGTTAACGCTGTACCCTATGCGGGCCGTCGCTGTCGGGTTCGTGAAGAAGGCGGTGACAGAGAGCAGGGCGAGAGGGCGGCAGGTGTCGCGGCTGGAGGAGTCCATCAAGAGTTTGGAGGAGGAGAAGCGCAAGATCGAAGTTTTCAAGCGCGAGCTCCCTCTCTGCATGCGTCTCGTCTACGAGG TGATGGGGGAGTTGAAGAGGGAGATCGATCGGTTCCGCGCCGAGGGTTTCGGGCGTGTGTTCCAGGAATTCACGCCGATTAAGGGCAAAATCAACGAGAGCAGCTCGGATTTCAGAGATAAGAAGAACTGGACGAGCTCGTTCCAACTCTGGATCTGTGAGGAAAGTAAAGATACCAAAAACATGACAAGATGA